The following are encoded together in the Lactuca sativa cultivar Salinas chromosome 1, Lsat_Salinas_v11, whole genome shotgun sequence genome:
- the LOC111909940 gene encoding uncharacterized protein LOC111909940 isoform X6, giving the protein MYYPLEGINHLEIPVEDIQSATNDMADEYVISSNKEFTTYKAQLFWSGQLIDIVAQSYDRLDADGVSMFENTALILSGLKHKNIVTFLGYSGDPYWIFILSKYEPNRSLDEHLREASTLPWMERLQICAGIAHGLSYLHYEEGRDYSVIHCNIKSSSILLDENWEPKICNFGHSIRTPVAHRHRLHHAKHSGTEGYMDAIYEETRGVTEKSDVFSLGVVLFEVLFWKEAWSDDEDGESLVESARSHYEEETLEDLIDADVWEEMDEKSIKIFSETAYSCLKEQRAHRPSMDQIVRQLDKALQLQMKFENLEDSGGESSEVTSFDRLKGKDFEHLKIGLSDIEFATENFAERYCIGSGGYGKVYKAVLHLDQGTNSSTIEENNKDELMPKTGKTVAIKHIFSRGDKQGEDGFVAEIEALTSCKHPNIISLLGFCVEGPERILVYEHASNGSLDDYLESIGNRANLSWTQRIRTCLGIARGLHCLHSGNDNKQNIIHRDIKSANILLDERWEAKIADLGLSKLYSLNENSSTINTIHIAGTEVYLDPEYWSTGKLKKATDVYSLGVVMCEIMCGRVAYDKIYMAEDEKGLGPIARRHYDKGTLKELIDPVLKQESDEILFTQNEGLSEESLATFFEIVYGCLAESQAKRPKMDVVIKGLEQALFLQENFKNNLKFSLEHIKLATQSFSEKNIIGEEKYWHLYRGEVPQANGSNIIIAKRFKGDTGFLKEEFSTEFINLHEYTHKNIIGLVGYCNEMDERIIIYENASKGRLNGYLKDVNLTWMKRLKISIDVASGLDFLHGGNVTKDVVVHRSIRSSSILLDGEWKARIGDFGLSYVSSRDDPISFDLRNTSCTTPDTEYEKSTDTLTKESDIYSFGVVLFEILCGSGTLSFVKEVDELGNFVNHHFPEGKLVFEGIKEQIVPQSLTVFQEIVVQCLQYKREDRPMAAQVLMQLKKALEFQEDYEMWEPKLPKDYKEIILMSKNSNVYSMSKKEDIYNMLLKGILIQEGNWFSIGSNGKRDELISARKFSYKNRLSHKWRSATKSR; this is encoded by the exons ATGTATTATCCACTCGAAGGGATTAACCACTTAGAAATCCCAGTTGAAGATATCCAATCAGCAACCAATGACATGGCTGATGAATATGTGATTAGTTCAAACAAGGAATTTACAACTTACAAAGCACAGCTTTTTTGGTCTGGACAGCTGATCGATATTGTTGCACAATCATATGATCGACTTGATGCTGATGGAGTATCCATGTTCGAGAACACAGCTTTGATCCTTTCTGGTCTGAAGCATAAAAATATTGTCACTTTTCTTGGGTATAGCGGGGATCCATATTGGATTTTCATCTTAAGCAAGTATGAACCCAATAGAAGTCTCGATGAGCATCTAAGGGAGGCATCAACACTCCCATGGATGGAAAGATTGCAAATATGTGCTGGTATTGCTCATGGATTAAGTTACCTCCATTATGAGGAGGGACGTGATTACAGTGTCATACATTGCAACATCAAAAGCTCTTCAATTCTGTTAGATGAAAACTGGGAGCCCAAAATATGTAATTTTGGGCATTCGATAAGAACTCCGGTTGCTCATAGGCATCGTCTTCACCATGCTAAACATTCTGGTACGGAAGGATACATGGACGCGATATATGAAGAGACAAGAGGTGTGACCGAAAAGTCGGATGTGTTCTCGTTGGGAGTGGTGCTATTTGAAGTTCTGTTTTGGAAGGAAGCATGGAGTGATGACGAAGATGGGGAGTCTTTAGTTGAATCGGCCAGATCACACTATGAAGAAGAAACTTTGGAGGATTTGATTGATGCGGatgtatgggaagaaatggacGAGAAATCAATTAAAATCTTCTCAGAAACAGCATATTCGTGTCTCAAGGAGCAGCGAGCACATCGACCAAGTATGGATCAAATTGTCAGACAACTAGACAAAGCATTGCAACTCCAAATGAAATTCGAAAACCTT GAAGATTCAGGAGGCGAGAGTAGTGAAGTTACATCTTTTGACCGGCTGAAG GGGAAAGATTTCGAACACTTGAAGATTGGACTGAGTGATATAGAGTTTGCCACTGAGAATTTTGCTGAACGTTACTGCATTGGGTCAGGCGGATATGGCAAGGTGTATAAAGCAGTACTTCATCTTGATCAGGGGACAAattcttccacaatagaagagAATAATAAGGATGAATTAATGCCCAAGACAGGTAAAACTGTGGCTATAAAGCACATCTTTAGTAGAGGAGACAAACAAGGGGAAGATGGGTTTGTTGCAGAAATTGAAGCACTCACTAGTTGTAAGCATCCCAACATAATTTCTCTTCTTGGATTTTGTGTTGAAGGCCCTGAAAGGATCCTTGTATACGAGCATGCTTCTAATGGAAGCCTGGATGATTATTTGGAAAGCATCGGCAACAGGGCTAACCTTAGCTGGACGCAACGTATAAGAACATGTCTTGGTATTGCACGTGGATTGCACTGCCTTCACAGTGGTAATGAcaacaaacaaaacataataCATCGCGATATCAAGAGTGCCAACATTCTATTAGACGAGAGATGGGAAGCAAAGATTGCGGATTTGGGGCTCTCAAAACTGTACTCTTTGAATGAAAACTCCAGCACTATCAATACCATTCATATTGCTGGAACAGAGGTGTACTTGGATCCAGAGTATTGGAGTACTGGTAAGTTGAAAAAAGCAACAGATGTGTACTCTCTTGGAGTAGTTATGTGTGAGATCATGTGTGGAAGGGTGGCCTATGATAAAATTTATATGGCCGAGGATGAGAAAGGACTGGGACCCATCGCAAGACGACACTATGATAAAGGAACACTTAAGGAATTGATAGATCCTGTCCTGAAGCAAGAGAGTGATGAAATCCTTTTTACTCAAAATGAAGGTCTCAGTGAAGAGTCTTTGGCCACATTTTTCGAAATCGTTTATGGATGTTTGGCAGAATCTCAAGCCAAACGTCCAAAAATGGATGTCGTCATTAAGGGGCTTGAGCAAGCACTGTTTCTTCAA GAAAACTTCAAGAACAACCTCAAATTTTCACTtgaacacataaagttggcaacacAAAGCTTCAGTGAGAAGAATATTATTGGTGAAGAAAAATATTGGCATCTATACAGAGGAGAAGTCCCACAAGCTAATGGAAGTAACATCATTATTGCAAAGCGATTTAAGGGTGATACTGGTTTTCTAAAAGAAGAATTTTCCACTGAGTTTATAAATCTTCACGAGTATACACACAAAAATATCATTGGTCTTGTAGGCTATTGTAATGAAATGGATGAAAGAATCATTATTTATGAGAATGCATCTAAAGGAAGACTCAATGGGTATTTGAAGGACGTTAATCTTACATGGATGAAACGTCTTAAGATAAGTATCGATGTTGCGAGTGGGTTGGATTTTCTTCATGGAGGTAATGTAACAAAAGATGTGGTGGTGCATAGGAGCATCAGAAGCTCTAGTATTCTACTTGATGGTGAATGGAAGGCAAGAATTGGTGATTTTGGGCTTTCCTATGTAAGTTCAAGAGATGACCCAATTTCATTTGACCTCAGGAATACTTCCTGCACAACTCCTGACACAGAGTATGAAAAGAGCACAGACACCTTAACCAAAGAATCTGATATATATTCATTTGGGGTAGTTTTATTTGAGATCTTGTGTGGGAGTGGGACGTTGTCATTTGTAAAAGAGGTTGATGAGCTAGGGAACTTCGTTAATCACCACTTTCCAGAAGGAAAACTTGTGTTTGAGGGTATAAAGGAACAAATTGTGCCTCAATCATTGACAGTATTTCAAGAAATTGTCGTTCAATGCTTACAGTACAAGAGAGAAGATCGACCAATGGCAGCCCAAGTGTTGATGCAACTCAAGAAAGCATTGGAATTCCAA gaaGATTATGAAATGTGGGAGCCCAAACTGCCTAAAGACTACAAAGAAATAATCCTAATGTCAAAAAACTCCAACGTCTACTCTATGTCAAAGAAAGAAGATATCTACAATATGCTCTTGAAAGGAATCCTCATTCAAGAGGGCAAC TGGTTTTCAATTGGAAGTAATGGAAAAAGAGATGAATTGATATCAGCAAGAAAGTTTTCATACAAAAACCGATTGTCACATAAGTGGCGATCTGCAACAAAATCAAG GTGA
- the LOC111909940 gene encoding uncharacterized protein LOC111909940 isoform X2: MYYPLEGINHLEIPVEDIQSATNDMADEYVISSNKEFTTYKAQLFWSGQLIDIVAQSYDRLDADGVSMFENTALILSGLKHKNIVTFLGYSGDPYWIFILSKYEPNRSLDEHLREASTLPWMERLQICAGIAHGLSYLHYEEGRDYSVIHCNIKSSSILLDENWEPKICNFGHSIRTPVAHRHRLHHAKHSGTEGYMDAIYEETRGVTEKSDVFSLGVVLFEVLFWKEAWSDDEDGESLVESARSHYEEETLEDLIDADVWEEMDEKSIKIFSETAYSCLKEQRAHRPSMDQIVRQLDKALQLQMKFENLEDSGGESSEVTSFDRLKGKDFEHLKIGLSDIEFATENFAERYCIGSGGYGKVYKAVLHLDQGTNSSTIEENNKDELMPKTGKTVAIKHIFSRGDKQGEDGFVAEIEALTSCKHPNIISLLGFCVEGPERILVYEHASNGSLDDYLESIGNRANLSWTQRIRTCLGIARGLHCLHSGNDNKQNIIHRDIKSANILLDERWEAKIADLGLSKLYSLNENSSTINTIHIAGTEVYLDPEYWSTGKLKKATDVYSLGVVMCEIMCGRVAYDKIYMAEDEKGLGPIARRHYDKGTLKELIDPVLKQESDEILFTQNEGLSEESLATFFEIVYGCLAESQAKRPKMDVVIKGLEQALFLQENFKNNLKFSLEHIKLATQSFSEKNIIGEEKYWHLYRGEVPQANGSNIIIAKRFKGDTGFLKEEFSTEFINLHEYTHKNIIGLVGYCNEMDERIIIYENASKGRLNGYLKDVNLTWMKRLKISIDVASGLDFLHGGNVTKDVVVHRSIRSSSILLDGEWKARIGDFGLSYVSSRDDPISFDLRNTSCTTPDTEYEKSTDTLTKESDIYSFGVVLFEILCGSGTLSFVKEVDELGNFVNHHFPEGKLVFEGIKEQIVPQSLTVFQEIVVQCLQYKREDRPMAAQVLMQLKKALEFQEDYEMWEPKLPKDYKEIILMSKNSNVYSMSKKEDIYNMLLKGILIQEGNWFSIGSNGKRDELISARKFSYKNRLSHKWRSATKSRLPSLSPFLCLFLCVRTLMLNVIIALLYNCQLIYSDIF; encoded by the exons ATGTATTATCCACTCGAAGGGATTAACCACTTAGAAATCCCAGTTGAAGATATCCAATCAGCAACCAATGACATGGCTGATGAATATGTGATTAGTTCAAACAAGGAATTTACAACTTACAAAGCACAGCTTTTTTGGTCTGGACAGCTGATCGATATTGTTGCACAATCATATGATCGACTTGATGCTGATGGAGTATCCATGTTCGAGAACACAGCTTTGATCCTTTCTGGTCTGAAGCATAAAAATATTGTCACTTTTCTTGGGTATAGCGGGGATCCATATTGGATTTTCATCTTAAGCAAGTATGAACCCAATAGAAGTCTCGATGAGCATCTAAGGGAGGCATCAACACTCCCATGGATGGAAAGATTGCAAATATGTGCTGGTATTGCTCATGGATTAAGTTACCTCCATTATGAGGAGGGACGTGATTACAGTGTCATACATTGCAACATCAAAAGCTCTTCAATTCTGTTAGATGAAAACTGGGAGCCCAAAATATGTAATTTTGGGCATTCGATAAGAACTCCGGTTGCTCATAGGCATCGTCTTCACCATGCTAAACATTCTGGTACGGAAGGATACATGGACGCGATATATGAAGAGACAAGAGGTGTGACCGAAAAGTCGGATGTGTTCTCGTTGGGAGTGGTGCTATTTGAAGTTCTGTTTTGGAAGGAAGCATGGAGTGATGACGAAGATGGGGAGTCTTTAGTTGAATCGGCCAGATCACACTATGAAGAAGAAACTTTGGAGGATTTGATTGATGCGGatgtatgggaagaaatggacGAGAAATCAATTAAAATCTTCTCAGAAACAGCATATTCGTGTCTCAAGGAGCAGCGAGCACATCGACCAAGTATGGATCAAATTGTCAGACAACTAGACAAAGCATTGCAACTCCAAATGAAATTCGAAAACCTT GAAGATTCAGGAGGCGAGAGTAGTGAAGTTACATCTTTTGACCGGCTGAAG GGGAAAGATTTCGAACACTTGAAGATTGGACTGAGTGATATAGAGTTTGCCACTGAGAATTTTGCTGAACGTTACTGCATTGGGTCAGGCGGATATGGCAAGGTGTATAAAGCAGTACTTCATCTTGATCAGGGGACAAattcttccacaatagaagagAATAATAAGGATGAATTAATGCCCAAGACAGGTAAAACTGTGGCTATAAAGCACATCTTTAGTAGAGGAGACAAACAAGGGGAAGATGGGTTTGTTGCAGAAATTGAAGCACTCACTAGTTGTAAGCATCCCAACATAATTTCTCTTCTTGGATTTTGTGTTGAAGGCCCTGAAAGGATCCTTGTATACGAGCATGCTTCTAATGGAAGCCTGGATGATTATTTGGAAAGCATCGGCAACAGGGCTAACCTTAGCTGGACGCAACGTATAAGAACATGTCTTGGTATTGCACGTGGATTGCACTGCCTTCACAGTGGTAATGAcaacaaacaaaacataataCATCGCGATATCAAGAGTGCCAACATTCTATTAGACGAGAGATGGGAAGCAAAGATTGCGGATTTGGGGCTCTCAAAACTGTACTCTTTGAATGAAAACTCCAGCACTATCAATACCATTCATATTGCTGGAACAGAGGTGTACTTGGATCCAGAGTATTGGAGTACTGGTAAGTTGAAAAAAGCAACAGATGTGTACTCTCTTGGAGTAGTTATGTGTGAGATCATGTGTGGAAGGGTGGCCTATGATAAAATTTATATGGCCGAGGATGAGAAAGGACTGGGACCCATCGCAAGACGACACTATGATAAAGGAACACTTAAGGAATTGATAGATCCTGTCCTGAAGCAAGAGAGTGATGAAATCCTTTTTACTCAAAATGAAGGTCTCAGTGAAGAGTCTTTGGCCACATTTTTCGAAATCGTTTATGGATGTTTGGCAGAATCTCAAGCCAAACGTCCAAAAATGGATGTCGTCATTAAGGGGCTTGAGCAAGCACTGTTTCTTCAA GAAAACTTCAAGAACAACCTCAAATTTTCACTtgaacacataaagttggcaacacAAAGCTTCAGTGAGAAGAATATTATTGGTGAAGAAAAATATTGGCATCTATACAGAGGAGAAGTCCCACAAGCTAATGGAAGTAACATCATTATTGCAAAGCGATTTAAGGGTGATACTGGTTTTCTAAAAGAAGAATTTTCCACTGAGTTTATAAATCTTCACGAGTATACACACAAAAATATCATTGGTCTTGTAGGCTATTGTAATGAAATGGATGAAAGAATCATTATTTATGAGAATGCATCTAAAGGAAGACTCAATGGGTATTTGAAGGACGTTAATCTTACATGGATGAAACGTCTTAAGATAAGTATCGATGTTGCGAGTGGGTTGGATTTTCTTCATGGAGGTAATGTAACAAAAGATGTGGTGGTGCATAGGAGCATCAGAAGCTCTAGTATTCTACTTGATGGTGAATGGAAGGCAAGAATTGGTGATTTTGGGCTTTCCTATGTAAGTTCAAGAGATGACCCAATTTCATTTGACCTCAGGAATACTTCCTGCACAACTCCTGACACAGAGTATGAAAAGAGCACAGACACCTTAACCAAAGAATCTGATATATATTCATTTGGGGTAGTTTTATTTGAGATCTTGTGTGGGAGTGGGACGTTGTCATTTGTAAAAGAGGTTGATGAGCTAGGGAACTTCGTTAATCACCACTTTCCAGAAGGAAAACTTGTGTTTGAGGGTATAAAGGAACAAATTGTGCCTCAATCATTGACAGTATTTCAAGAAATTGTCGTTCAATGCTTACAGTACAAGAGAGAAGATCGACCAATGGCAGCCCAAGTGTTGATGCAACTCAAGAAAGCATTGGAATTCCAA gaaGATTATGAAATGTGGGAGCCCAAACTGCCTAAAGACTACAAAGAAATAATCCTAATGTCAAAAAACTCCAACGTCTACTCTATGTCAAAGAAAGAAGATATCTACAATATGCTCTTGAAAGGAATCCTCATTCAAGAGGGCAAC TGGTTTTCAATTGGAAGTAATGGAAAAAGAGATGAATTGATATCAGCAAGAAAGTTTTCATACAAAAACCGATTGTCACATAAGTGGCGATCTGCAACAAAATCAAGGTTACCCTCTCTGTCTCCCTTCTTGTGCCTATTTTTATGTGTACGTACATTGATGTTAAATGTAATTATAGCTCTCTTATATAATTGTCAATTGATATACTCAGatatcttttaa
- the LOC111909940 gene encoding uncharacterized protein LOC111909940 isoform X4, giving the protein MYYPLEGINHLEIPVEDIQSATNDMADEYVISSNKEFTTYKAQLFWSGQLIDIVAQSYDRLDADGVSMFENTALILSGLKHKNIVTFLGYSGDPYWIFILSKYEPNRSLDEHLREASTLPWMERLQICAGIAHGLSYLHYEEGRDYSVIHCNIKSSSILLDENWEPKICNFGHSIRTPVAHRHRLHHAKHSGTEGYMDAIYEETRGVTEKSDVFSLGVVLFEVLFWKEAWSDDEDGESLVESARSHYEEETLEDLIDADVWEEMDEKSIKIFSETAYSCLKEQRAHRPSMDQIVRQLDKALQLQMKFENLEDSGGESSEVTSFDRLKGKDFEHLKIGLSDIEFATENFAERYCIGSGGYGKVYKAVLHLDQGTNSSTIEENNKDELMPKTGKTVAIKHIFSRGDKQGEDGFVAEIEALTSCKHPNIISLLGFCVEGPERILVYEHASNGSLDDYLESIGNRANLSWTQRIRTCLGIARGLHCLHSGNDNKQNIIHRDIKSANILLDERWEAKIADLGLSKLYSLNENSSTINTIHIAGTEVYLDPEYWSTGKLKKATDVYSLGVVMCEIMCGRVAYDKIYMAEDEKGLGPIARRHYDKGTLKELIDPVLKQESDEILFTQNEGLSEESLATFFEIVYGCLAESQAKRPKMDVVIKGLEQALFLQENFKNNLKFSLEHIKLATQSFSEKNIIGEEKYWHLYRGEVPQANGSNIIIAKRFKGDTGFLKEEFSTEFINLHEYTHKNIIGLVGYCNEMDERIIIYENASKGRLNGYLKDVNLTWMKRLKISIDVASGLDFLHGGNVTKDVVVHRSIRSSSILLDGEWKARIGDFGLSYVSSRDDPISFDLRNTSCTTPDTEYEKSTDTLTKESDIYSFGVVLFEILCGSGTLSFVKEVDELGNFVNHHFPEGKLVFEGIKEQIVPQSLTVFQEIVVQCLQYKREDRPMAAQVLMQLKKALEFQEDYEMWEPKLPKDYKEIILMSKNSNVYSMSKKEDIYNMLLKGILIQEGNWFSIGSNGKRDELISARKFSYKNRLSHKWRSATKSRFHKVAEMLDISNLKIQIKIKPRFFV; this is encoded by the exons ATGTATTATCCACTCGAAGGGATTAACCACTTAGAAATCCCAGTTGAAGATATCCAATCAGCAACCAATGACATGGCTGATGAATATGTGATTAGTTCAAACAAGGAATTTACAACTTACAAAGCACAGCTTTTTTGGTCTGGACAGCTGATCGATATTGTTGCACAATCATATGATCGACTTGATGCTGATGGAGTATCCATGTTCGAGAACACAGCTTTGATCCTTTCTGGTCTGAAGCATAAAAATATTGTCACTTTTCTTGGGTATAGCGGGGATCCATATTGGATTTTCATCTTAAGCAAGTATGAACCCAATAGAAGTCTCGATGAGCATCTAAGGGAGGCATCAACACTCCCATGGATGGAAAGATTGCAAATATGTGCTGGTATTGCTCATGGATTAAGTTACCTCCATTATGAGGAGGGACGTGATTACAGTGTCATACATTGCAACATCAAAAGCTCTTCAATTCTGTTAGATGAAAACTGGGAGCCCAAAATATGTAATTTTGGGCATTCGATAAGAACTCCGGTTGCTCATAGGCATCGTCTTCACCATGCTAAACATTCTGGTACGGAAGGATACATGGACGCGATATATGAAGAGACAAGAGGTGTGACCGAAAAGTCGGATGTGTTCTCGTTGGGAGTGGTGCTATTTGAAGTTCTGTTTTGGAAGGAAGCATGGAGTGATGACGAAGATGGGGAGTCTTTAGTTGAATCGGCCAGATCACACTATGAAGAAGAAACTTTGGAGGATTTGATTGATGCGGatgtatgggaagaaatggacGAGAAATCAATTAAAATCTTCTCAGAAACAGCATATTCGTGTCTCAAGGAGCAGCGAGCACATCGACCAAGTATGGATCAAATTGTCAGACAACTAGACAAAGCATTGCAACTCCAAATGAAATTCGAAAACCTT GAAGATTCAGGAGGCGAGAGTAGTGAAGTTACATCTTTTGACCGGCTGAAG GGGAAAGATTTCGAACACTTGAAGATTGGACTGAGTGATATAGAGTTTGCCACTGAGAATTTTGCTGAACGTTACTGCATTGGGTCAGGCGGATATGGCAAGGTGTATAAAGCAGTACTTCATCTTGATCAGGGGACAAattcttccacaatagaagagAATAATAAGGATGAATTAATGCCCAAGACAGGTAAAACTGTGGCTATAAAGCACATCTTTAGTAGAGGAGACAAACAAGGGGAAGATGGGTTTGTTGCAGAAATTGAAGCACTCACTAGTTGTAAGCATCCCAACATAATTTCTCTTCTTGGATTTTGTGTTGAAGGCCCTGAAAGGATCCTTGTATACGAGCATGCTTCTAATGGAAGCCTGGATGATTATTTGGAAAGCATCGGCAACAGGGCTAACCTTAGCTGGACGCAACGTATAAGAACATGTCTTGGTATTGCACGTGGATTGCACTGCCTTCACAGTGGTAATGAcaacaaacaaaacataataCATCGCGATATCAAGAGTGCCAACATTCTATTAGACGAGAGATGGGAAGCAAAGATTGCGGATTTGGGGCTCTCAAAACTGTACTCTTTGAATGAAAACTCCAGCACTATCAATACCATTCATATTGCTGGAACAGAGGTGTACTTGGATCCAGAGTATTGGAGTACTGGTAAGTTGAAAAAAGCAACAGATGTGTACTCTCTTGGAGTAGTTATGTGTGAGATCATGTGTGGAAGGGTGGCCTATGATAAAATTTATATGGCCGAGGATGAGAAAGGACTGGGACCCATCGCAAGACGACACTATGATAAAGGAACACTTAAGGAATTGATAGATCCTGTCCTGAAGCAAGAGAGTGATGAAATCCTTTTTACTCAAAATGAAGGTCTCAGTGAAGAGTCTTTGGCCACATTTTTCGAAATCGTTTATGGATGTTTGGCAGAATCTCAAGCCAAACGTCCAAAAATGGATGTCGTCATTAAGGGGCTTGAGCAAGCACTGTTTCTTCAA GAAAACTTCAAGAACAACCTCAAATTTTCACTtgaacacataaagttggcaacacAAAGCTTCAGTGAGAAGAATATTATTGGTGAAGAAAAATATTGGCATCTATACAGAGGAGAAGTCCCACAAGCTAATGGAAGTAACATCATTATTGCAAAGCGATTTAAGGGTGATACTGGTTTTCTAAAAGAAGAATTTTCCACTGAGTTTATAAATCTTCACGAGTATACACACAAAAATATCATTGGTCTTGTAGGCTATTGTAATGAAATGGATGAAAGAATCATTATTTATGAGAATGCATCTAAAGGAAGACTCAATGGGTATTTGAAGGACGTTAATCTTACATGGATGAAACGTCTTAAGATAAGTATCGATGTTGCGAGTGGGTTGGATTTTCTTCATGGAGGTAATGTAACAAAAGATGTGGTGGTGCATAGGAGCATCAGAAGCTCTAGTATTCTACTTGATGGTGAATGGAAGGCAAGAATTGGTGATTTTGGGCTTTCCTATGTAAGTTCAAGAGATGACCCAATTTCATTTGACCTCAGGAATACTTCCTGCACAACTCCTGACACAGAGTATGAAAAGAGCACAGACACCTTAACCAAAGAATCTGATATATATTCATTTGGGGTAGTTTTATTTGAGATCTTGTGTGGGAGTGGGACGTTGTCATTTGTAAAAGAGGTTGATGAGCTAGGGAACTTCGTTAATCACCACTTTCCAGAAGGAAAACTTGTGTTTGAGGGTATAAAGGAACAAATTGTGCCTCAATCATTGACAGTATTTCAAGAAATTGTCGTTCAATGCTTACAGTACAAGAGAGAAGATCGACCAATGGCAGCCCAAGTGTTGATGCAACTCAAGAAAGCATTGGAATTCCAA gaaGATTATGAAATGTGGGAGCCCAAACTGCCTAAAGACTACAAAGAAATAATCCTAATGTCAAAAAACTCCAACGTCTACTCTATGTCAAAGAAAGAAGATATCTACAATATGCTCTTGAAAGGAATCCTCATTCAAGAGGGCAAC TGGTTTTCAATTGGAAGTAATGGAAAAAGAGATGAATTGATATCAGCAAGAAAGTTTTCATACAAAAACCGATTGTCACATAAGTGGCGATCTGCAACAAAATCAAG ATTTCATAAAGTGGCAGAGATGTTAGATATCTCCAATCTAAAGATCCAAATAAAGATAAAGCCTCGTTTTTTTGTCTAA